A genomic region of Dactylococcopsis salina PCC 8305 contains the following coding sequences:
- a CDS encoding HepT-like ribonuclease domain-containing protein, producing MSRSPEDYLQHILDEAEYLFQSSQNLSKEDFLKDETLKRAYIRSLEVIGEATKNLPNSFKAEHPEVAWRRMAGMRDKLIHNYFGVDYDIVWNAIIDEIPNLKVKIENILKEIKGE from the coding sequence ATGTCTCGTTCTCCTGAAGACTACTTGCAACATATCTTGGATGAAGCTGAATATCTATTTCAATCATCTCAAAATCTAAGCAAAGAGGATTTCTTGAAAGATGAGACCTTAAAAAGAGCATATATTCGCAGTTTAGAAGTGATTGGGGAAGCGACTAAAAATTTGCCTAATTCTTTCAAAGCTGAACATCCTGAAGTTGCTTGGAGAAGGATGGCAGGGATGCGAGATAAATTGATTCATAATTACTTTGGTGTTGATTATGATATTGTCTGGAATGCAATTATTGATGAAATTCCTAATCTGAAAGTGAAGATCGAAAACATTCTCAAGGAAATCAAAGGCGAATGA
- a CDS encoding type II toxin-antitoxin system HicB family antitoxin, whose amino-acid sequence MKLKIIIHEAEEGGYWAEVPAIPGCATQGDTFEELLENLYEAVEGCLSVDVDSLETSENSRVMEIAI is encoded by the coding sequence ATGAAACTCAAAATAATTATCCATGAAGCTGAAGAAGGAGGCTATTGGGCGGAAGTTCCTGCGATTCCAGGCTGTGCAACCCAAGGAGACACCTTTGAAGAATTATTAGAAAATCTCTATGAAGCGGTAGAAGGCTGTTTATCCGTTGATGTGGACTCTCTAGAAACGAGTGAGAACAGCCGTGTGATGGAAATTGCAATATGA
- a CDS encoding BrnA antitoxin family protein, which translates to MSISRDRLKELENLPDSEIDTSDIPELDETFWQNARKVEPVSKETVAISLDKDTLNWLKHETSDYQNLINQVLRAYMNQH; encoded by the coding sequence ATGAGTATCTCGCGCGATCGACTTAAAGAACTGGAAAATCTCCCAGACTCGGAAATCGATACTTCTGATATTCCCGAACTGGATGAAACCTTTTGGCAAAATGCGAGAAAGGTAGAGCCTGTTTCTAAAGAAACTGTTGCGATTTCTTTAGATAAGGATACCCTCAATTGGCTTAAACATGAAACGTCGGATTATCAAAATTTAATTAATCAGGTTTTACGTGCTTATATGAACCAACACTAA
- a CDS encoding UPF0175 family protein, which produces MSVIVPDEILATTGLSDSEMKQEIAIMLFAQEKLTLAQASRFAGIDRMTFQHILASRKIPVHYDVSDFEKDLENLRDMGRL; this is translated from the coding sequence ATGAGCGTTATCGTTCCTGATGAAATTTTAGCAACAACTGGGCTAAGTGATAGTGAAATGAAACAGGAAATTGCAATTATGCTTTTTGCTCAAGAAAAACTAACCTTAGCGCAAGCCAGTCGCTTTGCAGGGATTGATCGGATGACTTTTCAGCACATACTGGCAAGTCGGAAAATTCCCGTTCATTACGATGTATCGGATTTTGAAAAGGATTTAGAAAATCTTAGGGATATGGGACGGCTTTGA
- a CDS encoding type II toxin-antitoxin system HicA family toxin, with protein MKSISGKKFAKILEQNGWQLLRIQGSHHIYCKPGQTTRISVPIHGNKDLKVGLLRYLMKQASLSEDDLK; from the coding sequence ATGAAGTCAATTTCTGGTAAAAAGTTTGCCAAGATTTTGGAACAGAATGGATGGCAACTGCTTCGTATTCAAGGAAGTCACCACATATACTGCAAACCAGGTCAAACTACTCGCATCTCAGTTCCGATTCATGGTAACAAAGATTTGAAAGTTGGACTCCTTCGTTATTTAATGAAGCAAGCATCTCTATCTGAAGACGATCTCAAGTAA
- a CDS encoding Swt1 family HEPN domain-containing protein, whose product MSISNHERVGRALKLLHEGLYPYFEREMEANCSKQWPLRVASYFDKDSVTAQNKIKTDLYEFLKVMWNEWNGVFRKTLGKAERSLLSECQDIRNTWAHNSTISTDDTYRALDSIGRFLSAVSAPEAKEIEKQKQELLRVRFQEQARRESRRAAVTPTEGQPTVGLKPWREVATPHQDVASGYYQQAEFAADLWQVYLDEGSDEYRDPTEFFRRTYLTEGLKQLLTKALLRLSGKGGDPVVELQTNFGGGKTHAILALYHLCNALKISDLPDTDSLFTETGLSEPPQNVNVAVLVGNKLQPSGIEPYLPQHQSENRPLIKTLWGELAWQLGGAEGYEFVRNADQTATNPGDALKALFNRFSPCLILIDEWVSYARQLHDENKDLAGGTFDTQFTFAQTLSESAKNAKDTLLVVSIPASDIEKGGEKGHEATERLKNAIGRVESPWRPASAEESFEIVRRRLFQSTTDPDLYVQRDAVVRAFARMYQTQQQEFPSECKEKDYERRLTDAYPIHPELFDRLYEDWSTLDKFQRTRGVLRLMAKVIHSLWERNDQSLMILPAHIPMDDGQVQSELTRYLDDNWTPIIDKDVDGANSLPLERDRANPNLGRYSACRRVARTIYMGSAPTLRAANLGLEDRRIKLGCVQPGESVATFSDALRRLTDQATYLYVDGNRYWISTQPNVNRTAQERANQVLEELYPVHEEIKKRLKQYTSRGEFSAVHVAPESTADVPDDPYLGVRLVVLDPQSYHNRLSEDSPARQWLEEILNTRGSSPRYHKNTLLFLAPDQAKIENLERNTAQYLAWQSIVDDKEALNLDVFQSNQATTKLSQANEYVDNILSDTYQWLLVPEQPNPQGGIEWKETRTPLTSPLAGGTEGGSPILRASKKAEYENDLLTTYAAANLRLEALDPFLWRNSNHLDLKRLWEYLTQYLYLPRLQNQEVLLEGIRNGVASTVWTDHFAYAEGFDEEKEKYLSLKAGTGINPSISPHSLIVKPESAQKQFEAEKEKQSLKPKPQPDSKPNHGDDSDSKRDPKPEPPKLQRFHGNVEIDAMRMNRDASAIANEVIQHLTALSGAKVKLTLEIEAEIPDGTPDDVVRTVVENCKTLKFQDQSFEAE is encoded by the coding sequence ATGAGCATTAGTAACCACGAACGAGTCGGTCGCGCCCTCAAACTCCTCCACGAAGGGCTTTATCCCTACTTTGAGCGGGAAATGGAAGCCAACTGTAGCAAACAATGGCCCCTGCGCGTGGCAAGCTATTTTGATAAAGACAGTGTTACTGCTCAAAACAAGATTAAAACTGATCTCTACGAGTTTCTAAAAGTGATGTGGAATGAGTGGAACGGTGTATTCCGCAAAACTCTCGGCAAAGCTGAACGCAGTCTCCTCTCAGAATGCCAAGATATTCGCAACACTTGGGCGCATAATTCTACCATCTCTACTGATGACACCTATCGCGCACTGGACAGCATTGGTCGTTTTCTTTCAGCAGTATCCGCCCCAGAAGCCAAAGAAATTGAAAAGCAAAAACAAGAATTATTGCGAGTCCGTTTTCAAGAACAAGCCAGAAGAGAAAGTCGTCGCGCTGCGGTAACGCCCACAGAAGGACAACCAACGGTGGGCTTAAAACCTTGGCGGGAAGTTGCTACGCCTCACCAAGATGTGGCTTCGGGTTACTACCAACAAGCGGAGTTTGCTGCGGACTTATGGCAAGTCTATCTCGATGAAGGTTCAGATGAATATCGTGACCCCACAGAGTTTTTCCGTCGTACTTATTTAACGGAAGGGTTAAAGCAATTATTGACAAAAGCACTGCTGCGTTTGAGTGGAAAAGGCGGTGATCCTGTTGTTGAATTACAAACCAATTTTGGCGGTGGGAAAACTCATGCCATATTGGCGTTATATCATCTTTGTAACGCTCTGAAAATCTCAGACCTCCCTGATACAGACTCTCTCTTTACAGAAACTGGACTCAGTGAACCGCCCCAAAATGTCAATGTTGCAGTTTTAGTGGGAAACAAACTCCAACCCAGTGGAATTGAGCCTTATTTACCTCAACATCAAAGTGAAAATCGTCCTCTGATTAAAACCCTTTGGGGAGAGTTAGCGTGGCAATTAGGGGGTGCAGAAGGCTATGAGTTTGTTCGCAATGCAGATCAAACCGCAACTAACCCAGGGGATGCACTAAAGGCGTTATTTAATCGCTTTTCTCCCTGTCTGATTTTAATTGATGAGTGGGTGTCTTATGCGCGTCAGTTGCATGATGAAAATAAGGATTTAGCTGGGGGAACCTTTGATACTCAGTTTACGTTTGCTCAAACTTTAAGCGAATCCGCAAAAAATGCCAAGGATACGTTATTAGTGGTGAGTATTCCCGCCTCTGATATCGAAAAAGGGGGAGAAAAAGGACATGAAGCCACAGAACGCTTAAAAAATGCCATTGGTCGGGTCGAGTCTCCTTGGCGCCCTGCGAGTGCGGAGGAAAGTTTTGAGATTGTGCGGCGGCGGTTGTTCCAAAGTACCACAGACCCCGATTTATATGTGCAGCGAGATGCGGTGGTGAGGGCGTTTGCGCGGATGTATCAGACTCAGCAACAAGAGTTTCCCAGTGAATGCAAAGAGAAGGACTATGAACGACGCTTAACAGATGCGTATCCCATTCATCCTGAGTTATTCGATCGCCTTTACGAAGACTGGTCAACGTTAGATAAGTTTCAGCGCACTCGTGGGGTATTGCGGTTAATGGCAAAGGTGATCCATTCCTTATGGGAACGCAATGACCAAAGTTTGATGATTTTACCTGCTCATATTCCCATGGATGATGGTCAAGTGCAGTCGGAGTTGACGCGATATCTCGATGATAATTGGACTCCGATTATTGACAAAGATGTGGATGGGGCGAACTCTTTACCCTTAGAGCGCGATCGCGCTAACCCAAATTTAGGACGGTATTCGGCTTGTCGTCGCGTCGCCCGAACTATTTACATGGGATCAGCGCCAACACTGCGGGCTGCGAATTTAGGACTAGAAGACCGTCGCATCAAACTGGGCTGTGTGCAACCAGGAGAAAGTGTCGCCACCTTTAGCGATGCCCTACGGCGACTCACAGATCAAGCTACTTATCTCTATGTGGATGGCAACCGCTACTGGATTTCTACCCAACCCAATGTTAACCGCACCGCTCAGGAACGAGCAAACCAAGTCTTAGAGGAACTTTATCCCGTCCATGAAGAAATTAAAAAGCGCCTCAAACAATATACGTCACGAGGGGAATTTAGCGCGGTTCATGTTGCCCCAGAATCTACCGCTGATGTTCCTGATGACCCCTATTTAGGGGTGCGCTTAGTGGTACTCGATCCTCAAAGTTATCATAACCGTCTCAGTGAAGACAGTCCCGCTCGTCAATGGCTAGAGGAAATATTGAACACGAGAGGAAGCAGTCCTCGGTATCATAAGAACACGCTGTTATTTCTTGCCCCAGATCAAGCCAAAATTGAAAATTTAGAACGGAATACGGCTCAATATCTAGCTTGGCAGTCCATTGTCGATGATAAAGAAGCGCTGAATCTTGATGTCTTTCAAAGCAACCAAGCCACAACCAAGTTAAGCCAAGCTAACGAATATGTTGATAACATTCTTAGCGATACTTACCAGTGGTTATTAGTTCCCGAACAACCGAATCCCCAAGGGGGAATCGAGTGGAAAGAAACCCGTACCCCCCTTACCTCCCCCCTAGCAGGGGGTACAGAGGGGGGTTCCCCAATTCTTCGGGCAAGTAAGAAAGCAGAGTATGAAAATGATTTATTAACCACTTATGCAGCGGCTAATCTACGACTGGAAGCGCTTGACCCGTTTTTGTGGCGCAATAGCAACCACCTTGATCTAAAACGTCTTTGGGAATATCTCACCCAATATCTCTATCTTCCCCGCTTACAAAATCAGGAAGTCTTACTGGAAGGAATTCGTAATGGAGTCGCTTCAACTGTCTGGACGGATCATTTTGCTTATGCTGAAGGCTTTGATGAAGAGAAAGAAAAATATCTGAGTTTAAAGGCGGGAACGGGGATTAATCCGAGTATTAGCCCTCACAGTCTGATTGTAAAACCAGAAAGCGCCCAAAAGCAATTTGAGGCAGAAAAAGAGAAACAATCTCTCAAACCGAAGCCCCAGCCTGATTCAAAACCGAATCACGGAGATGACTCTGACTCGAAACGTGATCCAAAACCAGAACCACCGAAGTTACAACGATTTCATGGCAATGTTGAAATTGATGCGATGCGGATGAATCGAGATGCCAGCGCGATCGCGAATGAAGTGATTCAGCATTTGACTGCTTTAAGTGGTGCCAAAGTGAAATTGACCCTCGAAATCGAAGCCGAAATCCCTGATGGCACTCCCGATGATGTGGTGCGAACGGTTGTAGAAAATTGTAAAACCCTGAAGTTTCAGGATCAATCTTTTGAAGCTGAGTAA
- a CDS encoding DUF1156 domain-containing protein yields the protein MRKKLIEVALPLEAINAESAREKSIRHGHPSTLHLWWARRPLAACRAVLWASLVDDPSSWPEKFPTEAEQTKERQRLFDILGRITIETDKKGNQKQKVRGLVSWDDIKDEQTINEAQREIARCLAWSRGEEPPTNPEAVRDYIAQHAPPVYDPFAGGGSIPLEAQRLGLEAHASDLNPVAVLINKALIEIPPRFKDCPPVNPEERREERGVRSEKMGGSSEETGEGQEEKNALSGTDCLAKGDESSTGDISSRTETSKGGNLRDEITNNKSSSINSSEYRRGMDKGVQQGQSSFSSNLSGFSSRDRDTSDPMRTGRVVSSGGDAGSQGFVGGSQSDTNNDASEDENRELRGEESEVRKAATQSSLLFPLSYKGAQGLAADVRFYGQWMRDEAFQRIGHLYPQVELPEGGKATVIAWIWARSVRCPNPACGCQMPLVRSFQLSKKKGRTAWVEPVVEERREKREDRREGEEERREKREDRREGEEERREKREDRREGEEERREKREDRREGEEERKQDNVLTSNSSLLSPGDNALTSNSSLLSPRIRFEVRTGEGEIPEGTVQRKGARCLACETPVGLDYVRSEGKAKRMSQQLMAVVAESKQGRVYLSPTVEHIKIANSAEPTWKPEADLPKNTRDFKTPNYGMRTFAELFTPRQLVALTTFSDLVTEVKEKVIEDAINAGLSDDDITLENGGTGVKAYAEAIGTYLAFGVSRLSNRSSTICIWNQIGEKIEQTFARQAIPMTWDFAEANIFSSSTGSWQGSLEWIPKVVECSDCEVNSIAVLQNCQESSYSNQHLVSTDPPYYDNIGYSDLSDFFYVWLRRSLHTTYPPILNTLLTPKAHELVATPYRFNGDKQKAQTFFEKGLGKAFNQMHTVSHADYPMTVYYAFKQTEAETKGNGDQSIASTGWETMLEGLMKAGFSIDGTWPMRTERPTGVKISMNALASSIVLVCRPRPETATQTTRRQFLSELKRELPKALKTLQQGNIAPVDLAQASIGPGMAIYSQYTAVLENDGSPMPVRTALQLINQILDEFLTEQEGEFDGDTRWALTWFEQNQFNPGQYGDAETLSKAKNTSVQGMVEAGIIEAKAGKVRLLKREELPTDWTPDTNTRMPDWELTQYLIRELLNNGEMGAAELLSKLGDRGEGTRDLAYRLYSLCERKNWAQDAIAYNSLVTAWPEITRLAIEFQSQTSQQTTLDF from the coding sequence ATGCGAAAAAAACTCATTGAAGTCGCCCTCCCTCTCGAAGCCATCAACGCCGAATCCGCCCGTGAAAAGTCTATTCGTCACGGACATCCCTCTACACTGCATCTCTGGTGGGCGCGGAGACCATTGGCTGCTTGTCGGGCGGTGTTATGGGCTTCTTTAGTGGATGATCCTTCCAGTTGGCCAGAAAAGTTTCCCACCGAAGCAGAACAAACCAAGGAACGACAACGCCTATTCGATATTTTAGGACGCATTACCATCGAGACGGATAAGAAAGGAAATCAGAAGCAGAAAGTGCGGGGGTTGGTGTCTTGGGATGATATTAAAGACGAACAAACCATTAACGAAGCACAACGGGAGATTGCTCGCTGTTTGGCTTGGAGTCGAGGAGAAGAACCGCCCACAAACCCCGAAGCTGTGCGAGACTACATTGCACAACACGCCCCTCCAGTTTATGATCCCTTTGCTGGCGGTGGTTCGATTCCCCTAGAGGCGCAACGGTTGGGGTTAGAAGCTCATGCAAGTGATTTAAACCCAGTTGCGGTGTTGATTAACAAAGCATTAATTGAGATTCCGCCAAGGTTTAAGGATTGTCCGCCAGTGAACCCAGAAGAGAGAAGAGAGGAGAGAGGAGTGAGAAGTGAGAAGATGGGAGGGAGTAGTGAGGAAACAGGAGAGGGACAAGAGGAGAAAAATGCACTATCGGGAACTGATTGTTTGGCAAAAGGCGATGAAAGCAGCACAGGAGATATATCTTCTCGTACCGAAACTTCCAAAGGAGGAAACTTACGGGATGAGATCACAAATAACAAGAGCAGTAGTATCAATTCCAGCGAATATCGCCGAGGGATGGACAAGGGAGTCCAACAAGGACAAAGCTCATTTTCTAGCAATCTCTCAGGGTTCTCTAGCAGAGACAGAGACACTTCTGACCCTATGCGAACAGGTCGGGTGGTTTCCAGTGGAGGAGACGCAGGTAGTCAGGGGTTTGTTGGAGGAAGTCAGTCGGATACTAACAACGATGCGTCGGAAGATGAGAACAGAGAATTGAGGGGTGAGGAGTCAGAAGTAAGAAAAGCCGCTACTCAATCCTCACTTCTCTTTCCTCTTTCCTACAAAGGAGCGCAGGGGTTAGCTGCGGATGTGCGCTTTTACGGACAGTGGATGCGGGATGAGGCGTTTCAGCGTATTGGTCATTTGTATCCGCAGGTGGAGTTACCAGAGGGGGGGAAAGCAACGGTTATTGCTTGGATATGGGCGCGATCGGTGCGCTGTCCCAACCCTGCTTGTGGCTGTCAGATGCCTTTAGTCAGAAGTTTTCAGCTTTCTAAGAAGAAGGGGAGAACCGCTTGGGTTGAGCCTGTCGTAGAAGAGAGGAGAGAGAAAAGAGAAGATAGAAGAGAGGGTGAAGAAGAGAGGAGAGAGAAAAGAGAAGATAGAAGAGAGGGTGAAGAAGAGAGGAGAGAGAAAAGAGAAGATAGAAGAGAGGGTGAAGAAGAGAGGAGAGAGAAAAGAGAAGATAGAAGAGAGGGTGAAGAAGAGAGGAAACAGGATAATGTTCTCACTTCTAACTCCTCACTCCTCTCTCCTGGAGATAATGCTCTCACTTCTAACTCCTCACTCCTCTCTCCTCGAATTCGGTTTGAAGTGAGAACGGGAGAGGGAGAGATTCCAGAAGGAACAGTACAACGGAAAGGGGCGCGGTGTCTGGCGTGTGAGACTCCTGTTGGACTTGATTATGTTCGCAGTGAAGGGAAAGCCAAACGCATGAGTCAGCAGTTGATGGCGGTTGTGGCTGAGAGTAAGCAAGGACGAGTTTACTTGTCTCCCACTGTAGAACATATCAAAATTGCTAACTCAGCAGAACCAACTTGGAAGCCAGAAGCAGATTTACCTAAGAACACGCGAGACTTTAAAACTCCAAACTATGGAATGCGAACTTTTGCAGAACTTTTTACACCTCGTCAACTGGTAGCTTTAACAACATTTAGCGATTTAGTGACGGAAGTTAAAGAAAAAGTGATTGAGGATGCGATCAATGCAGGGTTATCTGATGATGATATTACGTTAGAAAATGGGGGAACAGGTGTTAAGGCTTATGCAGAAGCGATAGGAACTTATTTAGCATTTGGTGTTAGTAGGCTTTCTAATCGTTCGAGTACAATTTGTATTTGGAACCAGATCGGTGAAAAAATTGAGCAAACTTTTGCACGACAGGCTATACCTATGACTTGGGATTTTGCAGAGGCTAATATTTTTAGTTCAAGCACAGGTAGCTGGCAGGGATCACTAGAGTGGATTCCAAAAGTGGTTGAATGTTCTGATTGTGAAGTTAATAGCATAGCTGTCCTACAAAATTGCCAAGAATCATCTTATTCAAATCAGCACTTAGTTTCAACTGATCCACCGTACTACGACAATATTGGTTACTCCGATCTATCTGATTTTTTCTATGTTTGGCTTCGTCGTTCACTGCATACGACTTATCCTCCAATTCTTAATACACTGCTGACACCAAAAGCTCATGAGCTAGTAGCAACACCCTATCGTTTTAATGGTGATAAACAAAAAGCTCAGACATTTTTTGAAAAGGGTTTAGGCAAAGCGTTTAATCAAATGCACACTGTCTCTCATGCTGATTATCCTATGACTGTTTACTATGCTTTCAAACAAACTGAAGCAGAAACTAAAGGAAATGGCGATCAATCCATTGCTTCCACAGGTTGGGAAACCATGCTTGAAGGCTTAATGAAAGCAGGTTTTAGCATTGATGGAACTTGGCCAATGCGAACTGAAAGACCAACAGGGGTAAAAATATCTATGAATGCCCTCGCATCCTCCATTGTCCTCGTTTGTCGTCCTCGTCCCGAAACCGCCACCCAAACCACCCGTCGCCAATTCCTCAGCGAACTGAAACGGGAACTCCCCAAAGCCCTCAAAACCCTCCAACAAGGCAATATTGCCCCTGTTGACCTCGCCCAAGCCAGTATCGGGCCAGGGATGGCGATTTATTCCCAATATACCGCCGTTTTAGAAAATGATGGCTCTCCGATGCCTGTGCGAACTGCATTACAACTGATTAACCAAATACTAGATGAATTTCTCACCGAACAGGAAGGGGAATTTGATGGCGATACCCGTTGGGCGCTGACTTGGTTTGAACAAAATCAATTTAACCCTGGACAGTACGGCGATGCAGAAACCCTCTCCAAAGCTAAAAATACCAGTGTACAAGGGATGGTCGAAGCAGGGATCATCGAAGCCAAAGCAGGGAAAGTGCGCCTCTTGAAACGGGAAGAACTCCCCACTGATTGGACTCCTGACACTAATACCAGAATGCCCGATTGGGAGTTAACCCAATATTTAATTCGAGAATTGCTCAATAATGGAGAAATGGGCGCAGCAGAATTGCTCTCTAAACTAGGAGACAGGGGAGAAGGGACAAGAGACTTAGCTTATCGGTTGTATAGCCTTTGTGAGCGCAAAAACTGGGCGCAGGACGCGATCGCGTATAACAGTTTAGTTACCGCTTGGCCAGAAATCACCCGTCTCGCGATCGAGTTTCAAAGTCAAACCTCACAGCAAACTACATTAGACTTTTAG
- a CDS encoding nucleotidyltransferase family protein encodes MTITKDGIIQNLQKHRNQLKEFGVNQLGLFGSVVKGNLKENSDLDFFVVFDPDQKTFRNFMELSFFLEDLFEHKIDLVTPESLSPHFGSKILREVEYVSFS; translated from the coding sequence ATGACAATAACGAAAGATGGAATTATTCAAAACTTACAGAAACATCGAAACCAGTTAAAAGAATTTGGGGTTAATCAACTCGGATTATTTGGTTCTGTGGTAAAGGGAAATTTAAAAGAAAACAGTGATTTAGATTTCTTTGTCGTCTTTGATCCTGACCAAAAAACGTTTCGGAATTTCATGGAATTAAGTTTTTTCCTAGAAGATTTGTTTGAGCATAAGATTGATTTAGTTACCCCAGAATCTTTAAGTCCTCACTTTGGCTCTAAAATATTGCGTGAGGTTGAATATGTCTCGTTCTCCTGA